The proteins below come from a single Triplophysa rosa linkage group LG12, Trosa_1v2, whole genome shotgun sequence genomic window:
- the foxf1 gene encoding forkhead box protein F1 — MTAEVQQPSVQTPAHSSPMSEKPHGQTPVMETSSSSTSTKTKKTNAGIRRPEKPPYSYIALIVMAIQSSPTKRLTLSEIYQFLQSRFPFFRGSYQGWKNSVRHNLSLNECFIKLPKGLGRPGKGHYWTIDPASEFMFEEGSFRRRPRGFRRKCQALKPSMYSMMNGLAFNHIPESYNFQGGGGGLSCPPNSLSLESGIGMMNGHLASNMEGMGLAGHSMSHLSTNSGHSYMGSCTGSSGSEYPHHDSSASPLLAGGGVMEPHPVYSSTASAWPPAPSNSLNNGASYIKQQPLSPCNPGGNPLQPSLPTHSLEQSYLHHNGHGTTDLQGIPRYHSQSPSMCDRKEFVFSFNAMTSSSMHSPGSSSYYHHQQVAYQDIKPCVM, encoded by the exons ATGACGGCTGAAGTGCAACAGCCCTCCGTGCAGACCCCTGCCCACAGCAGCCCTATGTCGGAAAAACCGCACGGACAGACGCCTGTGATGGAAACCTCATCGTCCTCCACCAGcaccaaaaccaaaaaaacgaaCGCTGGAATTCGGCGTCCTGAGAAGCCGCCGTACTCCTACATTGCGCTCATTGTAATGGCCATACAGAGCTCTCCAACCAAGCGGCTTACTCTGAGTGAGATATACCAATTCCTCCAAAGCCGCTTCCCGTTTTTCCGAGGCTCGTATCAAGGTTGGAAGAACTCCGTTCGCCACAACTTGTCTCTGAACGAGTGCTTTATTAAGCTACCTAAGGGTCTGGGTAGACCTGGAAAGGGTCACTACTGGACCATCGACCCGGCCAGTGAGTTCATGTTTGAGGAGGGATCTTTCCGCAGGAGACCGCGAGGCTTCAGGCGCAAATGTCAGGCTCTCAAACCCTCCATGTACAGCATGATGAACGGACTGGCATTTAATCACATACCCGAGTCCTACAACTTTCAGGGGGGCGGCGGGGGCCTGTCTTGTCCTCCAAACAGTTTATCTTTGGAGAGTGGGATTGGGATGATGAATGGACATTTGGCCAGCAATATGGAAGGAATGGGCTTGGCAGGACACTCCATGTCACATCTGTCAACGAACAGTGGACATTCCTACATGGGGAGTTGCACAGGATCCTCGGGGAGCGAGTACCCCCACCACGACAGCTCTGCTTCGCCGCTTCTCGCCGGCGGGGGAGTTATGGAGCCCCATCCCGTGTACTCCAGCACGGCCTCGGCCTGGCCTCCGGCACCCTCCAACTCTCTCAACAACGGGGCGTCTTATATCAAACAGCAGCCGCTCTCTCCGTGCAACCCCGGTGGCAACCCGCTGCAACCCAGTTTACCCACACACTCTCTGGAACAGTCTTACCTGCACCACAACGGTCATGGCACCACCGACCTTCAAG GTATTCCCCGCTATCATTCCCAGTCTCCCAGCATGTGTGACAGAAAGGAGTTTGTCTTCTCTTTTAACGCCATGACCTCCTCATCGATGCATTCACCAGGGAGTAGCTCTTACTACCACCACCAGCAGGTCGCCTATCAGGATATCAAACCCTGTGTGATGTGA